A genomic region of Caenorhabditis elegans chromosome V contains the following coding sequences:
- the attf-2 gene encoding AT hook Transcription Factor family (Product from WormBase gene class attf;~Confirmed by transcript evidence) — MSAETATIPEVSNQETKAEKVIADSLEAKKDESAAVEINGSSTHENGDTNIEKKTEEPVVEAKVSEEPATTSETPAAQVTESQKDEKTDDAPAEPAEVAVEAAKEEPVVEEKKEDAPEPVVTEEKKSEEAPAPEEKKSEEVVAAEEKKEPAAVVEEKKEVPETPVVEDKKEEAPASSEEKKDEPVVNTEEKKDAAEAPAADEESEAAEEKVAETTVAPVATPSGRGRGRGRGRPPGPNATPKAAASEKKRAAKPKAAVNPESIAASRPRRSTSNRIDYANSDTSTVLAEVDDEIPGKLFRGRKPPRGKITKYVSDSDGAPSDEDDVDFGKKKKGAPSTRGRGRPPSSNRPTRAAATKRSAKDASDESNEDEIEYDDKSDEDVSPRKKARGAPARAAADDEDDEGEEMDASEEVEA; from the exons ATGTCGGCCGAAACTGCAACCATACCCGAGGTTTCAAACCAGGAAACCAAAGCTGAAAAGGTTATTGCTGATTCCCTTGAAG caaagaaAGATGAAAGCGCAGCAGTCGAAATCAACGGTAGTTCTACCCACGAAAATGGCGACACGAACATTGAGAAGAAAACAGAAGAG CCAGTCGTTGAAGCTAAAGTGTCGGAAGAGCCAGCCACTACATCAGAGACCCCTGCTGCTCAAGTCACCGAAAGTCAGAAGGATGAGAAAACAGATGATGCTCCAGCTGAACCTGCAGAAGTTGCCGTCGAGgcg gCTAAAGAGGAACCAGTTGTAGAAGAGAAGAAAGAGGATGCGCCTGAGCCTGTAGTCACCGAAGAGAAGAAATCAGAAGAGGCACCAGCAccggaagaaaaaaaatcggaagagGTGGTCGCAGCTGAAGAGAAGAAAGAACCTGCTGCAGTAGttgaagagaaaaaggaaGTTCCAGAGACACCAGTCGTCGaagacaaaaaagaagaagctccaGCTTCTTCcgaagaaaagaaagatgaGCCAGTTGTTAATACCGAAGAAAAGAAGGATGCCGCTGAAGCTCCTGCCGCAGACGAGGAATCAGAAGCTGCTGAAGAGAAAGTTGCCGagactactgtagctccagTTGCTACACCTTCTGGGCGTGGACGTGGAAGAGGACGCGGAAGACCACCAGGACCAAATGCGACTCCAAAGGCTGCGGCTTCTGAGAAAAAGAGGGCTGCAAAGCCGAAGGCGGCGGTTAACCCAGAGTCAATCGCAGCCAGCAGACCACGTCGTTCAACATCGAACCGAATCGATTACGCAAACTCTGACACAAGCACTGTTCTCGCCGAAGTCGACGATGAAATTCctggaaaacttttcaga gGACGCAAGCCCCCACGGGGCAAGATCACAAAGTACGTCTCGGATTCTGACGGCGCACCATCGGATGAAGATGACGTTGACTtcggaaagaagaagaaaggtGCTCCTTCTACTCGCGGAAGAGGACGTCCACCAAGCAGCAACAGACCAACTCGTGCTGCCGCCACAAAGAGATCTGCAAAG GATGCTTCCGATGAGTCGAATGAGGATGAAATCGAATACGATGACAAAAGCGACGAAGATGTTTCTCCAAGAAAGAAGGCCAGAGGAGCACCTGCTAGAGCTGCTGCCGACGACGAAGATGATGAGGGAGAAGAAATGGACGCATCGGAGGAAGTTGAAGCCTAA